A portion of the Streptomyces platensis genome contains these proteins:
- the trmB gene encoding tRNA (guanosine(46)-N7)-methyltransferase TrmB codes for MSENPTTHAPAAAESDAPEAVPTSVPREPVAQEAPDLGATAVSAAAPRRGEPMFPDGTGPAADPAGSHHERRIRSFQPRRSRVSPSQADALRRRWATWGLDIDGLSRIDLDAFFDGRPVVLEIGFGMGEATAQMAAADPDTGILACDVHTPGQGNLLGLAERNGLSNIRVANGDAIILLREMLAPASLAGLRIYFPDPWPKKRHHKRRLIQPEFLALATTRLAPGALVHCATDWEPYAEQMLEVLSAEPTLENLHQGFAPRPDFRPLTRFEGQGLDKGHIVHDLLFRRRDT; via the coding sequence GTGTCCGAGAACCCCACCACTCACGCCCCCGCCGCTGCGGAATCAGACGCTCCGGAAGCCGTCCCGACCTCCGTCCCCCGGGAACCCGTCGCTCAGGAAGCACCCGACCTCGGGGCCACCGCGGTCTCGGCCGCCGCCCCCCGGCGCGGGGAGCCGATGTTCCCCGACGGGACGGGGCCCGCGGCGGACCCCGCGGGTTCCCATCACGAGCGGCGGATCCGCTCGTTCCAGCCGCGCCGCAGCCGGGTCTCGCCCAGCCAGGCCGATGCGCTGCGCCGCCGGTGGGCGACGTGGGGACTGGACATCGACGGGCTCTCCCGTATCGATCTCGACGCCTTCTTCGACGGGCGGCCGGTCGTCCTGGAGATCGGCTTCGGCATGGGGGAGGCCACGGCACAGATGGCCGCCGCCGACCCGGACACCGGCATCCTCGCCTGCGATGTGCACACCCCTGGGCAGGGCAATCTGCTCGGTCTCGCGGAGCGGAACGGCCTGTCCAACATCCGGGTGGCCAACGGTGACGCGATCATCCTGCTGCGCGAGATGCTGGCCCCCGCCTCCCTCGCCGGTCTGCGCATCTACTTCCCCGACCCCTGGCCGAAGAAGCGCCACCACAAGCGCCGCCTCATCCAGCCGGAGTTCCTCGCCCTGGCGACCACCCGGCTCGCGCCCGGTGCCCTGGTCCACTGCGCGACCGACTGGGAGCCGTACGCCGAGCAGATGCTGGAGGTGCTCTCCGCCGAGCCGACGCTGGAGAACCTCCACCAGGGCTTCGCGCCGCGGCCGGACTTCCGCCCCCTCACCCGGTTCGAGGGCCAGGGCCTGGACAAGGGACATATCGTCCACGACCTCCTCTTCCGCCGCCGCGACACATAG
- a CDS encoding PQQ-binding-like beta-propeller repeat protein, whose product MPLILAIVMVVLIGAGVGGYFLLSGDDSADPASDRPANAMPRLWEAPSPASDREGQGENNLRSMWFNNDDVVLGDAQGVRAYNRKTGKKQWTAKTPKGAGEVCAMSKEPSEDGVGAVVFDAGGDDCSFLSVIDTDTGRTLWSKNLKGGNTEDTPQMVVNSKVVAVAIGDTYAGFTITGGAKVWELTARGHDCTTTVGLSPQYRAVGSDCSDAKPKKQLALQDLEYSGIHSTVTGDGRAVGQILSDRPLTIRMSEEANVIDAEGTLSTYTEEGKPNKTFQLSGELKDLSLKPRDTFVDEDEQVLVSGYGSGGIAAVDLKTGKLLWKKQSSASAALDAEGLIAVTDVPDTGTPGRDPVLVSIGVRDGKEKVLGTVYDPKHALGSPELMSLAWDGHTNTLFIQGEGLNHDKSSIQAFKASIG is encoded by the coding sequence GTGCCGCTCATCCTGGCGATCGTGATGGTCGTGCTGATCGGGGCCGGCGTCGGGGGGTACTTCCTCCTCTCGGGGGATGACTCCGCGGACCCGGCCTCGGACCGGCCCGCGAATGCCATGCCGCGGCTGTGGGAGGCGCCGTCGCCCGCGTCCGACCGCGAGGGGCAGGGCGAGAACAACCTGCGGTCGATGTGGTTCAACAACGACGACGTCGTCCTCGGAGACGCCCAGGGCGTACGGGCCTACAACCGCAAGACCGGTAAGAAGCAGTGGACGGCCAAGACGCCCAAGGGCGCGGGCGAGGTCTGCGCCATGTCCAAGGAACCGAGCGAGGACGGCGTGGGCGCCGTGGTCTTCGACGCGGGCGGCGACGACTGCTCCTTCCTCTCCGTCATCGACACGGACACCGGCCGGACGCTCTGGTCGAAGAACCTCAAGGGCGGGAACACCGAGGACACCCCGCAGATGGTGGTGAACTCGAAGGTCGTCGCCGTCGCGATCGGGGACACCTACGCCGGTTTCACCATCACCGGAGGCGCGAAGGTCTGGGAGCTGACCGCGCGCGGCCACGACTGCACCACCACGGTGGGGCTGAGCCCGCAGTACCGGGCCGTGGGGAGTGACTGCTCCGACGCGAAGCCGAAGAAGCAACTGGCCCTCCAGGACCTGGAGTACAGCGGCATCCACTCGACGGTGACGGGCGATGGCCGGGCAGTCGGGCAGATCCTGTCCGACCGGCCGCTGACGATCCGCATGAGCGAAGAAGCCAACGTGATCGATGCCGAGGGCACCCTCTCCACCTATACGGAGGAAGGGAAGCCGAACAAGACCTTCCAGCTCTCAGGTGAGCTGAAGGACCTGAGCCTCAAGCCCCGCGACACCTTCGTCGACGAGGACGAGCAGGTGCTGGTGTCCGGCTACGGCTCCGGTGGCATCGCTGCCGTGGACCTGAAGACCGGCAAACTGCTGTGGAAGAAGCAGTCCTCGGCGTCCGCCGCCCTGGACGCCGAGGGGCTGATCGCGGTGACCGACGTGCCGGACACCGGCACCCCCGGCCGGGACCCGGTGCTGGTCTCGATCGGTGTGCGTGACGGCAAGGAGAAGGTGCTGGGCACGGTCTACGACCCGAAGCACGCGCTGGGCTCCCCGGAGCTCATGTCGCTGGCCTGGGACGGACACACCAACACGCTCTTCATCCAGGGCGAGGGCCTCAACCACGACAAGTCCAGCATTCAGGCCTTCAAGGCATCGATCGGCTGA